The Paenibacillus tianjinensis genome has a window encoding:
- a CDS encoding TraR/DksA C4-type zinc finger protein: MSHLTDSQLAKLKAALEQHKQEIEQHFKDNGEETSLIGDSLKMSTGELSSADNHPADSGTETFERSRDLGINIALNDELADIDAALQRMEDGTYGVCIVSKQNIPYERLEAIPHTAYAVEYSPERSNSGERPVEEQVITPPPAGAGQGRQEQSGRFDDAGAWDSVEDYGSASSPVTPPGQDNGEGDS, translated from the coding sequence ATGAGTCATTTAACAGATTCACAGCTGGCCAAGCTTAAAGCGGCCTTGGAGCAGCATAAACAGGAAATCGAGCAGCACTTTAAAGATAACGGCGAAGAAACCAGCCTAATTGGCGATTCGCTAAAAATGTCTACCGGTGAACTCTCCTCTGCCGACAATCACCCGGCAGATTCAGGTACAGAGACCTTTGAAAGAAGCCGGGATCTCGGGATCAACATCGCATTAAACGATGAATTGGCTGATATCGATGCTGCGCTGCAGCGGATGGAAGACGGTACCTATGGCGTCTGCATTGTAAGTAAACAAAATATCCCTTATGAACGTCTCGAAGCCATCCCACATACCGCCTACGCGGTAGAGTATTCTCCGGAACGTTCGAACTCCGGTGAACGCCCTGTCGAAGAACAGGTCATCACACCTCCGCCAGCCGGAGCAGGCCAGGGCCGCCAAGAGCAAAGCGGTCGCTTCGACGACGCCGGAGCATGGGACTCTGTGGAGGATTACGGCAGTGCGAGTTCCCCTGTCACACCTCCCGGACAAGACAACGGAGAAGGGGATTCCTGA
- a CDS encoding DivIVA domain-containing protein, whose amino-acid sequence MDEHMKRRLDKQRKLFSQLGITLDALTIHEKEFSMKLRGYDAEEVDTFLDSVIKDYERFYATIADLMDKWQEQQIEMRELRAESKAAAAAPAPVVRGIDPLELEDIIIRLESNLRQLKDKLPRTEGYL is encoded by the coding sequence ATGGACGAACATATGAAACGCCGGCTGGATAAGCAAAGAAAGCTGTTCAGCCAGCTCGGCATCACACTTGATGCACTCACCATTCATGAGAAAGAATTCAGTATGAAGCTGCGCGGTTACGATGCAGAGGAAGTGGATACCTTTTTGGATAGCGTAATTAAGGATTACGAACGTTTTTATGCAACAATTGCCGATTTGATGGATAAATGGCAGGAGCAGCAAATAGAGATGCGGGAATTGAGGGCAGAATCAAAGGCGGCAGCGGCAGCCCCGGCACCTGTTGTCAGAGGCATTGATCCGCTTGAACTGGAGGATATTATCATTAGGCTGGAGAGTAACCTGCGCCAGTTAAAGGACAAGCTTCCCCGGACTGAAGGGTACTTATAA
- a CDS encoding CHASE3 domain-containing protein: MIVSNRISDLEKETVYLSDRDIRIHELTYQIEKNVLDMETGQRGYALTGNSTYLDPYNDGLSAWDVNYSKLKPLIADNPEQLQNLDNIKGSIEKWVTLAGQYVVNLKKNGREAEVAAFFQEDSGKTIIDSIRTQSDYFRDKERTLTSERIKSLKNGNHKLINTMYILWVLVALLAYLITHLLSSSIVRPLQHVIQAINNIAGGGNMSERIKVKTLDEVYELGEATNGLLDKVQQDQWSAEQLAKMSLILQETTDLSVMTQTFMNKLSKIFEIQYSAIYVLNHEEEVYKRMYAYAGSSDKDASFGADRIHPGEGLVGQSALDKSVKFIENLPEDYISINSGLGRTAPRFAVIAPVIFENKTLAVLEIASLTKWAPYHLKLLEELLKTMSVSLNSVITRSEIQSLYHDSQVMNEELQVQSEELQVQSEELQVQAEELQNHTNELLVLNRELEIQKSVAENAAVELDKYNRQLELSSRYKSEFLANMSHELRTPLNSMLILSQLLIENRSNTLSEEELGYATVIHSSGSDLLAMINDILDYSKVEAGKMQVEMDAVNLTELPALLTGYFDKTAAKRNLDFSVQVEEDVPDLFFTDEMRMHQILRNLLSNAFKFTEHGFVQVKISCAENPFAAQDYQQERMLAFAVIDSGIGISEANRELVFEAFRQADGSTARKYGGTGLGLSISLQLARLLGGHITLQSEEGKGSTFTLYLPYLQEETDIPLIPLGALSPVAAASEQVAALNDNIMFEKEHLKLHGRTVLIVDDDPRNIFALQNGLAPYDMNILTAQTGFECLQILREQPEVDIVLLDIMMPNLDGYDTLSIIREELLLTELPIIAVSAKTMKEDREKCLVAGASDFMSKPVILQDVVTRMCRLIRPAEG, translated from the coding sequence ATGATTGTTTCGAATCGGATCTCTGATTTGGAGAAAGAAACTGTCTACCTGAGTGATCGCGATATTAGGATTCACGAGCTTACATATCAGATAGAAAAAAATGTGCTGGATATGGAAACGGGACAAAGAGGATATGCGCTTACCGGAAACAGCACTTATCTGGACCCCTATAACGATGGTCTATCCGCGTGGGATGTGAATTACTCGAAACTGAAGCCCCTGATTGCAGATAATCCGGAGCAGTTGCAGAATCTGGACAATATCAAAGGGAGTATCGAAAAGTGGGTTACACTGGCTGGCCAATATGTGGTCAACCTCAAGAAAAACGGCCGTGAAGCAGAAGTCGCTGCGTTTTTTCAGGAGGATTCAGGGAAAACTATTATAGATTCAATCCGCACACAATCTGATTATTTTCGGGATAAAGAACGAACGCTTACCAGTGAACGCATTAAGAGTCTGAAGAACGGGAATCATAAGCTTATTAACACGATGTATATTTTGTGGGTGCTAGTTGCTCTGTTAGCCTACCTTATAACACATCTGCTCTCATCAAGCATCGTAAGACCATTACAGCATGTGATTCAGGCCATTAACAATATCGCCGGCGGCGGCAACATGTCTGAACGGATTAAAGTAAAGACTTTAGATGAAGTTTATGAACTTGGTGAAGCGACTAACGGGCTGCTCGATAAGGTTCAGCAGGATCAATGGAGTGCAGAACAGCTGGCTAAGATGTCTCTCATCCTGCAGGAAACAACAGATCTTTCAGTAATGACTCAAACTTTTATGAATAAGCTGTCAAAAATTTTTGAGATCCAATATAGTGCTATATATGTTCTGAATCATGAAGAAGAAGTATATAAGCGGATGTACGCCTATGCAGGCAGCAGCGATAAAGATGCCTCGTTCGGTGCCGATCGAATTCACCCTGGTGAAGGACTTGTCGGACAGAGTGCCCTTGATAAGTCAGTCAAGTTCATCGAGAATTTGCCGGAGGACTATATCAGTATCAATTCGGGACTCGGCAGAACCGCACCGCGGTTTGCGGTGATTGCACCGGTCATTTTTGAGAATAAGACATTAGCCGTTCTGGAAATTGCATCACTTACGAAGTGGGCTCCTTATCATCTGAAACTTCTGGAAGAGCTGCTTAAGACCATGAGCGTCTCCTTGAATTCTGTGATCACCCGCAGCGAGATTCAATCACTCTATCATGATTCTCAGGTGATGAATGAGGAGCTTCAGGTACAATCCGAGGAATTGCAGGTTCAGTCTGAGGAATTGCAGGTTCAAGCAGAAGAACTGCAGAACCATACGAACGAACTGCTTGTTCTGAACAGAGAGCTTGAAATCCAGAAATCTGTCGCTGAGAATGCGGCCGTTGAACTGGATAAATATAACAGACAGCTGGAATTAAGCTCACGCTATAAAAGTGAATTTTTGGCTAATATGTCCCATGAACTGCGCACACCGCTTAACAGTATGCTGATTCTGTCCCAGCTGCTCATTGAGAACCGCAGTAACACATTAAGCGAAGAAGAACTGGGGTATGCTACGGTAATTCATTCCTCCGGGAGTGATTTACTCGCCATGATTAATGACATCCTGGATTATTCTAAAGTTGAAGCCGGCAAAATGCAGGTGGAGATGGACGCCGTTAATCTCACTGAACTCCCCGCGCTGCTCACAGGTTACTTTGACAAAACAGCAGCGAAACGGAACTTGGATTTTTCGGTCCAGGTTGAAGAGGATGTACCTGACTTATTCTTCACAGACGAGATGCGGATGCATCAGATTTTACGTAATTTGCTGTCCAATGCTTTTAAATTTACAGAGCATGGCTTTGTTCAAGTGAAGATAAGCTGTGCGGAGAATCCCTTCGCTGCTCAAGACTATCAGCAGGAGCGGATGCTGGCTTTTGCGGTAATAGACAGTGGTATCGGTATTTCTGAAGCAAACCGTGAACTCGTTTTTGAAGCTTTCAGGCAGGCTGACGGGAGCACTGCTCGTAAATACGGGGGAACAGGACTTGGGCTGTCCATTTCACTTCAGCTGGCCCGGCTGCTTGGCGGACATATCACACTGCAAAGTGAAGAAGGAAAAGGGAGCACCTTTACACTGTACCTTCCTTACCTGCAAGAGGAGACGGATATTCCTTTAATTCCACTGGGAGCATTGTCGCCCGTTGCAGCAGCGAGTGAGCAGGTTGCTGCACTGAATGACAACATCATGTTCGAGAAGGAGCATCTTAAGCTGCATGGCCGGACGGTGCTGATCGTAGATGATGACCCGCGTAATATTTTTGCCCTGCAGAACGGGCTTGCCCCCTATGATATGAACATCCTTACAGCACAGACCGGCTTCGAATGCCTGCAAATTCTCAGAGAGCAGCCTGAGGTGGATATTGTCCTGCTGGATATAATGATGCCGAACCTGGATGGTTATGACACACTCTCCATTATCCGTGAAGAGCTGCTGCTGACGGAGCTGCCGATCATAGCGGTGTCCGCCAAGACCATGAAGGAAGACAGGGAGAAATGTCTTGTAGCCGGAGCCTCCGATTTCATGAGTAAACCGGTTATCTTGCAGGATGTTGTAACCCGGATGTGCAGATTAATCAGGCCGGCAGAAGGATAA
- a CDS encoding PRD domain-containing protein codes for MSREIEQFQVLRVIGNNVVMVQRSKNGKEYVIIGKGIGFAVKDAGVIDSNDHRIEKLFRLEDREEWSQYQILLEDIDPKVMRFTDEIIGDITSQFPGKLNDKIYLALPSHIQFTIFRLRSGMDIINPFLQETKMTFPKEFEIASNAAEKISAEFKVQIPEDEIGFLTYHVYSAVSNVPVGQVVKASNIVNELLDLIRTERKINFAQGSMNHVRLMIHLRFSLERILQGSLIDNPFVKHIKKEYKAEYKLAQKLGKVMQSKLDVEVPEEELCFLAMHLHRLFQTLEKNK; via the coding sequence TTGTCACGGGAAATCGAACAATTTCAAGTATTACGGGTGATTGGGAATAATGTGGTTATGGTCCAGAGAAGCAAGAACGGCAAGGAATATGTCATTATCGGCAAAGGCATCGGTTTTGCGGTGAAAGATGCCGGAGTGATTGATAGCAATGATCATCGGATCGAAAAACTGTTCCGCCTGGAAGACCGGGAGGAATGGAGCCAGTATCAGATTTTGCTTGAGGACATTGATCCAAAAGTAATGAGATTTACGGATGAGATTATCGGGGATATCACCTCTCAGTTTCCCGGCAAGTTAAACGACAAGATCTATTTGGCGCTCCCGAGTCATATCCAATTTACGATCTTCCGGTTGAGAAGCGGAATGGATATCATTAATCCATTTTTACAGGAAACCAAAATGACGTTTCCCAAAGAATTTGAGATCGCTTCCAATGCAGCAGAGAAAATCAGCGCTGAATTCAAAGTGCAGATTCCTGAGGATGAGATAGGTTTTCTCACCTATCATGTCTACTCCGCGGTGAGTAATGTACCCGTGGGCCAGGTGGTGAAGGCTTCGAACATTGTTAACGAACTGCTTGATCTGATCCGGACAGAGCGTAAGATCAATTTTGCGCAAGGCAGTATGAACCATGTGCGGCTGATGATCCATCTGCGGTTTAGCCTGGAACGGATTTTGCAAGGGTCGCTCATTGACAATCCGTTCGTGAAGCATATTAAAAAAGAATATAAAGCGGAATATAAGCTGGCGCAAAAACTCGGAAAGGTCATGCAGAGCAAACTTGACGTGGAGGTTCCGGAAGAGGAATTATGCTTCCTGGCCATGCACTTGCACCGGCTATTCCAAACCTTAGAAAAGAATAAATAG
- a CDS encoding PTS sugar transporter subunit IIA, with the protein MFSKWRSKKEEQRTGHIIEIAAPISGQAVPLIKVPDETFAGGHMGKGLAIEPAEGKLLAPFDGKVAHIVKSGHALILEHASGMQLLLHIGIDTVSLKGSGFQSHVVTGDTVRAGQILIEFDLEAIRSAGLSAISPVIVTSMEETPPEVECLYGQCTAGAGLILKVATQ; encoded by the coding sequence ATGTTTTCCAAATGGAGATCCAAAAAAGAAGAGCAGCGTACTGGACATATAATCGAAATTGCAGCGCCTATCAGCGGGCAGGCTGTTCCGTTAATTAAAGTTCCCGATGAGACCTTTGCCGGAGGCCACATGGGTAAGGGACTCGCTATAGAGCCTGCGGAAGGCAAGCTGTTGGCGCCTTTTGACGGTAAGGTTGCCCATATTGTGAAATCGGGTCATGCACTCATTCTTGAACACGCTTCCGGAATGCAGCTGCTGCTGCATATCGGGATCGATACGGTCAGCCTGAAGGGGAGCGGATTTCAGAGTCATGTGGTTACGGGCGACACAGTAAGAGCCGGTCAGATTTTAATTGAATTTGATCTTGAGGCTATACGATCTGCAGGGTTATCCGCAATCTCACCGGTCATTGTAACGAGCATGGAGGAAACTCCGCCAGAGGTTGAATGCCTATACGGACAGTGCACCGCAGGAGCGGGTCTCATTTTAAAAGTAGCTACTCAATGA
- a CDS encoding PTS transporter subunit EIIC, with product MLAFLQKLGKSLMLPVATLPAAGILQGFGLIDYEKDFHLGSAVGGFLNQYVAPFLNAGSGAIFSNLALIFAIGVAIGFAGDAVAALSALIAYMVLTNVLKIVPLQFSFINDDVVLNMGVLGGIFAGAWAAFLYEKYHNVKMPDWLGFFAGKRFVPIITAASTMVLAVFIGMIWSPVQDVISDFGNWVVGLGAIGAFVFGTANRLLIPIGLHHVINTIAWFQIGDFTNAAGEVVHGDLTRFFAGDKSAGMFMTGFFPIMMFALPGAALAFIHTAKPDKRKLVASIFIGSAIASFLTGITEPLEFSFMFVAPLLYLVHAILTGFAGLLMYVLDVKLGFGFSAGLIDYLLHIKQSTNAWILIPVGLAFFVLYYVLFRFIIVKFNLKTPGREDDIDDTFEEVSVGGTIGTSSSRAAKILENIGGPSNIRTIDACITRLRLNVNDEKAVKDAALKQLGASGVMRLGQGAVQIVFGPQSEQIKDDIKKLM from the coding sequence ATGTTGGCTTTTTTACAAAAGTTAGGCAAGTCTCTGATGCTACCGGTAGCTACACTACCTGCGGCAGGTATTCTTCAAGGATTCGGATTAATTGACTACGAAAAGGATTTCCATTTAGGGAGTGCCGTTGGCGGATTTTTGAATCAATATGTAGCCCCTTTCCTAAACGCCGGCTCAGGAGCCATTTTCTCGAACTTAGCCTTAATCTTCGCAATTGGGGTAGCCATCGGATTTGCCGGTGATGCTGTAGCTGCCTTGTCAGCGCTGATTGCTTACATGGTGCTCACTAATGTGCTGAAGATTGTTCCCTTGCAGTTTTCCTTTATTAACGATGATGTTGTACTGAACATGGGTGTACTTGGCGGGATCTTTGCCGGTGCGTGGGCAGCATTCCTTTACGAGAAATACCATAATGTCAAAATGCCTGACTGGCTCGGATTTTTTGCCGGCAAACGATTCGTTCCAATTATTACTGCAGCTTCAACGATGGTCCTGGCTGTATTTATCGGAATGATCTGGAGTCCGGTTCAGGATGTAATCAGTGATTTCGGTAACTGGGTTGTAGGCCTCGGGGCAATTGGCGCATTCGTCTTCGGTACGGCCAACCGTTTGCTGATTCCAATCGGCCTGCACCATGTCATTAACACAATTGCCTGGTTCCAGATCGGTGACTTTACCAATGCCGCCGGAGAAGTAGTGCATGGTGATCTTACCCGTTTCTTTGCCGGAGACAAATCCGCAGGGATGTTCATGACAGGCTTCTTTCCGATTATGATGTTCGCGCTGCCTGGTGCAGCCCTGGCATTCATTCATACCGCTAAGCCGGATAAACGCAAGCTGGTTGCTTCGATCTTCATCGGTTCGGCGATCGCATCCTTCCTGACTGGGATTACTGAACCGCTGGAATTTTCCTTTATGTTCGTGGCGCCGCTGCTCTATCTGGTGCACGCCATTCTTACCGGGTTTGCGGGACTGCTGATGTATGTGCTTGATGTCAAGCTGGGTTTTGGGTTTTCAGCAGGTCTGATTGACTATCTCCTTCATATAAAGCAGTCTACCAATGCTTGGATTCTTATTCCGGTCGGTCTTGCTTTCTTCGTTCTCTATTACGTATTGTTCCGCTTCATTATCGTGAAGTTCAACCTGAAGACACCAGGACGCGAAGATGATATTGACGATACATTTGAAGAAGTTAGCGTTGGCGGAACCATCGGGACCTCGTCATCAAGAGCTGCAAAGATACTGGAAAATATCGGTGGCCCCTCCAACATCCGCACCATTGATGCCTGTATCACAAGACTGCGGCTGAACGTGAACGATGAAAAAGCAGTCAAGGATGCCGCACTGAAGCAGCTTGGCGCCTCCGGTGTGATGAGACTGGGTCAAGGTGCAGTGCAAATTGTATTTGGACCCCAATCCGAACAGATTAAGGATGATATTAAGAAATTAATGTAA
- a CDS encoding methyl-accepting chemotaxis protein, which translates to MDKEIPGGLHKQSVQTLSTSSNYRIFETDLIARRNQMVAYFILLISVLASIFLMVSEGMITGLIAVTLSIVVNVLLIGAVKKKIATRQIPYFVAIFSSFLILYANLTQPEIITILTFALLLLLYPIYGPLLVYCIVSFIQLNVFRIHPAVTDSTPYQWGDNLKLFIPLAIVFVVSILFRQLNKKVFIQTSESEAANARMETLLEQMRNSIQEMGAFKQKLQRNVITTGYITSELTMGFAEMTKGIEIQAASVGDISEAISAAGTALQTVADNSSMMRELSNASARTVERGNEQVTLLSQSILEISAMIDNITSAVEELNEQNISIGSIVETIQSMASETNRLAMNTAMEAAGAAGHGQSWDVVTAQVSRLAEHSNQSAEEITGRLGNLRDKVMQMTNQIEQGKLMIECSESTVKQSEEVFRELSNIAVKVVKQAEEAAEKSIDVANSSSVIIGEVDSISAVTKESRAASREILASVEEQKTIVDQVVAGFERLDELIGALQVLSGMKQPA; encoded by the coding sequence ATGGATAAGGAAATTCCGGGGGGACTTCACAAACAATCTGTGCAGACATTAAGCACCTCATCTAATTATCGTATATTTGAGACCGATCTAATTGCCAGGCGGAATCAGATGGTGGCCTACTTTATATTACTCATCTCTGTACTGGCCTCAATATTCCTTATGGTATCGGAAGGGATGATAACTGGACTTATCGCTGTCACGCTAAGTATAGTTGTGAATGTACTCCTGATCGGTGCGGTTAAGAAAAAGATTGCCACCCGGCAGATTCCATACTTCGTTGCTATCTTTTCATCCTTCCTGATCCTGTATGCTAACCTAACGCAGCCAGAAATAATTACGATACTCACGTTTGCGCTGCTGCTTTTATTATATCCAATATATGGCCCGCTGCTGGTCTACTGTATAGTAAGCTTCATCCAATTGAATGTTTTCAGGATACATCCTGCTGTCACCGATTCGACTCCGTACCAATGGGGAGATAATCTAAAGCTGTTTATTCCGCTGGCTATAGTATTTGTGGTGTCTATCCTCTTCCGTCAGCTTAACAAGAAAGTATTCATACAAACATCGGAATCTGAAGCGGCTAATGCAAGGATGGAGACACTGCTGGAACAAATGAGAAACTCGATTCAAGAGATGGGGGCTTTTAAACAGAAGCTGCAAAGGAATGTGATCACCACAGGGTACATCACCAGCGAACTGACAATGGGCTTTGCCGAGATGACCAAAGGGATTGAAATCCAGGCAGCCAGCGTCGGCGATATCTCAGAAGCCATTAGCGCTGCAGGTACGGCCCTTCAAACAGTAGCGGATAATTCAAGCATGATGCGCGAACTGTCGAATGCTTCAGCACGGACTGTTGAACGCGGAAATGAGCAGGTCACCTTGTTATCACAGAGCATACTTGAAATCAGTGCGATGATTGATAATATTACATCTGCGGTAGAGGAGCTTAATGAACAGAATATTAGTATTGGCTCCATTGTTGAGACGATTCAATCGATGGCTTCCGAGACCAATCGCCTCGCAATGAATACTGCTATGGAGGCGGCGGGTGCTGCCGGTCATGGGCAGAGTTGGGATGTAGTAACCGCCCAGGTGAGCAGGCTGGCAGAGCATTCTAATCAATCAGCAGAAGAAATAACCGGGCGTTTAGGTAATCTGAGAGATAAAGTTATGCAAATGACAAACCAGATAGAGCAGGGCAAGCTAATGATTGAGTGCAGTGAATCAACGGTCAAGCAATCGGAGGAGGTCTTCCGTGAGCTGTCGAATATTGCTGTAAAGGTGGTTAAACAGGCAGAGGAAGCAGCGGAGAAATCTATTGATGTGGCTAACTCTTCAAGTGTGATCATTGGCGAAGTCGACTCCATATCCGCGGTGACCAAGGAGTCCAGGGCCGCCTCGCGGGAAATCCTTGCCAGTGTAGAAGAGCAAAAGACGATTGTGGATCAAGTGGTTGCCGGATTTGAGCGTTTGGATGAACTGATTGGAGCATTACAGGTGCTTTCGGGAATGAAGCAGCCAGCTTAA
- a CDS encoding winged helix-turn-helix transcriptional regulator codes for MNEFEMCPRFEKAVDVLSKRWVALIVFVLMQGPRRFGEIESCLSNLSGKVLSDRLKEMENEGIIQRTVYPEMPVRIEYSLTPKGTALAPILGEIGNWSTDWIELGVKQ; via the coding sequence ATGAATGAATTCGAGATGTGTCCACGCTTTGAGAAAGCGGTTGACGTGCTTAGCAAACGCTGGGTCGCATTGATCGTATTTGTATTGATGCAAGGCCCCCGCCGTTTCGGTGAAATCGAAAGCTGTCTCTCCAACCTCAGCGGTAAGGTGCTTTCCGACCGCCTGAAGGAGATGGAGAACGAAGGCATCATTCAGCGGACAGTGTATCCTGAGATGCCAGTGCGCATTGAATATTCGCTTACCCCGAAAGGAACGGCTCTTGCTCCTATTCTGGGGGAAATCGGAAACTGGTCTACGGATTGGATTGAGCTCGGTGTAAAACAGTGA